The DNA window TCACCGAAGGTGACACGTTCGGTGAACTCGCGGGTGTTGACCGAGACCCCGATGTAGTGGGCCGCCGGACTGTCGCGTCCCCACCGCGTACCGAACGGCCCGGCCTCCAGGTTGATCACCGAGACATCGGCCAGCGGGTAGCGGTGCAGCCGGCCGGTGAAGGTTCCGCTCTCGAGCGGAAACCACACCGCGTCGGCCAGCAGGCTCGCGATGAGGGCGTTGCCCCAGGACTGCACGGACGCCGAGCTGATCGGTCCGTCGGCGTGCACCTTGCCGATCGTTTCCATGGCTACCTCCCAAACGCCCTGAATCCGAGCAGAACATGAAGAATGCGGGAGTGCGGGTTCATAATTTGCTGCGCATATTACGGGGAAAGACGGCTCATCGTTAGTGGCAGGTAAATCGAGAATTGGCCGCCACCGCCTGGCATGCAAAGCCGATCAGATGGCGCGGTCGCTCAATTGGGCTCGTGACTGTTACGGGAGATTGAACCCACCGGCGTCCGCGGCCATCGAACGTCAAGGATCCGGTAACGAAGTCTTCAGTTCTCACGTCCGGAATGCGGTGCCGATCCCGCCGCGGACGGCCGACCCGGCCCACCCTGTTCTTGCGGTCGATGGTGCCCGCCGGGCCCACGGCGAACGCCTCTATGTCTTCGACAACCCCGAACCGTTCATGACGGGCCAGCCCGCTGTGGGGAGCGCGATGAGCAGTTTCGATACACCTCCGACTGACCTCCCGGATCCATCCGGTCGCGGCGTCGTCGCGGCCGACGGCGCCACGGTCGCGCCGGCTGCCGCCGATCTGCCGCGCGTGAGCAAGAAGTTCATCATCGCCTACTCCCTGGCGTCGCTCGCCACGGCGACCGCGGTCAACACACCCATCTTCATCACGCTGGCGCTGCGCATCGCGGAGATCGCCCCCGATGACAAGACCATCGATTATTCGATGCTGTCGAGCGCGGGCATGCTGGTAGCCACGCTCTGCATCCCCGTGGTGGGCACCCTCAGCGACATGACCCTGAGCCGTTTCGGCATGCGCCGTCCGTGGTTTCTGTTCGGCCTGCTCGGGACGTCCATCGGCTCGGTGCTGGTCGGTATGGCCGGCAGCATTCCGACATTGGCGGTCGGCTACCTCGTGATGTGCGCGGCCGGTACGGCCATCACCATCCCGCTGCTGGCGGTGATCGCCGACCGGGTCCCCGAACACCAGCAGGGTGTGCTGAGCGGGGTGGTCGGCGGCGGCAACCTGATCTCCTCGATGCTGGGCAGCATCGTCGTCGCGCTGATTCCGAGCAGTTCCTTCTGGCAGGTCAACCTGCCGATGGTCGTCTGCGTCGTCGCGGTGCTGGCCTTCGCCCTCTTCCGGGACAAGACCTTCGCCGAGCAGCGGCCCAACGGCCCGCACATCGGCATGCGGTGGAGTGACGTGCTCGACAACATGTACTTCCGCCCGCGTGAGGCGCCCGACTTCGCCCGGGTGCTCGGAGCGATGTTCCTGGTGACGATCGGCGTGGCCCTGTCGTCCACGTACACCGTCTACTCGCTGCAGGACCACGTGAAGGTCGACTCGTCCGACCTCAACAACAGCGTTGCCTTCGTGACCATCTTCGCGACCCTGCCCGCCCTCGTGCTCTCCCCGCTCGCCGGGTCGCTCGCCGAGAAGTACGGCCGATGGCGGCCATACTTCGCAGCGGGCGCCCTGATCGCCGCACTCGGCGTGCTGATCTCCTTCGGCGGCCGGACGCTGCCGTGGTACTACACGGGCGCGTTGATCAACGGCGTCGGCACCGCCCTCTACAGCGGCGTCTACGTCGGCTACGCGATCACCACGATGGGCGACACCGAGCACAAGGCCAGAAACCTCGGCCTGACGAACATCGCGTTGTCGCTGCCGCTGGCGATCGCGCCGTTGCTCGGCCCGATCTTCCTGAACATCGGCCCCGGTGCGGGCGACAACTACGTCAGCCTGTCGCTGGCCGCCTGCGTGTTCATGGCGGCGAGCGTCCCGGTGCTCTTCCGGATCCGCAGCGTGCGCTAGACCGCTGCGGCGAGACCGCGGCAGGTCAGGGGACCGCTCGGCGGTCACCTGACCTGTTCGCGTGAGCGTCCGCATCAGCGCCCCCGGACGACCGGTTTCACCGGGTGTGCGGGCGCGCCCGCACGGCGGATCTCCGGCAGCAGCGCCGCGACGGAACGGCCGCGGGCCGCCGAGAACCAGACCCCGGCGCCGTAGGCGAGATCGTCGAGGCGGCGGGCGACGCCGTACCGGACCGGGTCCAGATCGATACCACCGCGCGCGTACTCGGTGCCGTACTCCAGAACGACGTCGGCGACGGCGGCGACCGCGGCCGCCCGCCTGACCCGCCGGGAGACGAGACAGCCGGCGACGGTGACCGGCCACCAATGCCGGGTGATCAGCGCGCCCGCCTGCTGCAAGGCATTGACCACGCCGCCCCCGGCCAGGCGTGCTCCCAGTGCGGCCGCATTCTCGACGTCCAGCTTCCGGGAGATCCGCACCGCGGTGCCGGTGAAGATCAGTGCTGCCACGGGCAGCGACCAGCGCCGCTGCGCCAGCAGCGCCACTGTGAGAGCGGCGCTCCAGGGCGGCAGGATCGCGGGCGCCACCGACTGCGGATGACGCTCGGCCAGCGGATGGGCGCCGGTCCCGTATTCCGCTTTGCGGACGAGCCAGTCACCGAACCGGCTGCGATGCTCATGCGCGGCCGCGACCGCCGGTTCGAACCGGACCCGCCAGCCGCGGGCGACAGCGCGCCAGCCGAAGTCCACGTCCTCGCCGACGCGCATCCGTTCGTCGAAGCCGTCACCGATGGCGCTCACCCGGGCGACCAGGCAGGCGGTGGAGACCCACGAGACGTACGAGCCCGGCCGCACCGACGCCGGCCGGGCGCCCAGATCGAGCGAGGACCGGGACTGTTCGAAACGACCGATCCATGTCTGTGACTGCGCGGTGCGCAGACCCGTGATCCGGGGAACCGCGACGGCGGTGCGGGGGTCGGAGAAGTGCCGGAGCAGCGTCGGCACCGTGTCCTCGTGCAGGACGATGTCGGAGTCGACGAAAGCGACGAACGGCGTCCGTACCAGCCGCAGACCGGCGTTGCGGGCACCGGCCGGCCCCACGTTGCGGGGGAGGCAGACGATGCGTGCGCCGTGCTGGGCCACGACCTTCTCGATGCTCGCCGGATCCTCCGAGGCGTCGTCCACGACGATGACCTCGCTGCCGGCCGGGATGCTGCCCAGTAAGCGGTTCAGCTGATCGGGCCGGTCACGCACCGGGATGACATAGGTGCAGCGGGCGTCGGAGGGCGGGCTGAGATCAGCGACGAGTGGGTGAGCGAGGGCCAGGTCCAGCAGCCGCTCGGCGAGCGCGGCGCTGGCCGCGTCGTGAACCCGCAGGATGCACCCGCGCAACATCTGCCGCGCTCGCGGCTTGAGTCGCAGCAGGTGGGTGGTCGGCGCGCCACCGAGCAGCGCACGGCCGTTGTCGACGCGCCGGGTCTGCCGGTCGAGCACCACGGCGAATCCCGGCGGCAGCGCGGCCGAACTCGGAGCGCTCATGACCGTTGTGCCTCTCTGTCCTTGCGGTTCGCCGGATAGGTCAGGCGCCCGCGATGGTCCGGACTGAAGACGCGAATCCGCCGGAGCGTCGTGTTGACCACGGCCTCTATCAGGATCATTCCCTCGTAGGCGTTCGCTCCCGCAGGATCGCCCAGCACGCCGTTGGGGGAGACGGCTCGAACGCCGTCCTCCATCAGCAGCGGCATCAGTTGCTCGATCGGCCGGGTGTCACCGGCGGCCGCCAGTGACATCCGGACGTGCGCGGGCGCCAGGTAGAGCATCGCCGAGGTCTCGGATCTGCCGGCATGGGCGTCGCCGCCGGGGAACGCGCAGCCGGTCCACGCGACGTCATGGCCCTCCGCGCGCATCTGAGCGACAGCGTCGTCGAGAGCCCGGGCGTTGCCGCCGTGACCGTTGATCAGGACGATGCGCCGGGCCCACAGGGCCAGCGAGCGCACGGTCTCGATGATGACCGTGCGCAACGCTTCGTACCCGATGGACATGGTGCCGGGGAAGCCGGCGTGTTCGCCGCTGTTGCCGTAGGCGATCGGCGGCGCCACCACGGTCCGCTCCGGCAGCTGCCTGGCAACCATGTCGCTGACCGCCGTGGCGATGGCGGTGTCGGTGGTCAGCGGCAGGTGCGGGCCGTGCTGCTCGGTGGAGCCGACCGGCACCAGAACGAATCCCGCGGAGGTGGGAACGTCCGGCCAAGTGGCACGGTCCAGTGAGATGATCATCGGTCGGCGGGTGAGTGGCGGGGTTCGGCCGCTCCCAGCGTGCGGGTGAAGCCGTCCGGGATGGACAGATCATCCGGGCTGAGGCCGGCGACCTCGGAGTGGCCCAGACCGAGGACGGCCGAGTCGAGGCCGCTACGGAGGACGTCCAGGACGTTCTCGACGCCCGCCTGCCCGTTGGCGGCCAGACCCCACAGGTAGGCCCGTCCGATCAGCACGGCATGGGCGCCGAGCGCCAGAGCCTTGGCGACGTCGCCACCGCGCCGGACACCGCCGTCGAGCAGCACCTCGATCTGATCGCCGACGGCGTCGGCGATGGACGGCAGGATGCGGATGGTGGCGGGTGTGGTGTCGAGGTTGTTGCCGCCGTGGTTGGAGACCGAGATCGCTGAGACACCGGCGTCCACCGCGCGGCGGGCGTCGTCGACCCGGCTGACGCCCTTGAGCAGGAACGGCCCTCCCCACTCCTTGGCGAGCCAGCTGACGTCCTCCCAGGTCGGTGGCGTGGTCTGCATCCACTCGCCGTAAGCGCCGAAGAAGGTGGGCGCCTGTCCGCCCGGTGGCTGCAGGTTCGGCGTGGTCAGGTCCGGCAGCCGGCCGGTCTTGGCGAACCGCCACAGCCAGCCCGGGCGTGGCAGCACGTCCGGGGCGAGCTTGACCATCGTCTTCAGGTCGATCTTGTCGGGGATGGTGGGGCTTCCCCAGTCCCGGCCGTGGGAGAAGGACCAGTCGAGGGTGAGGATCAGCGCCTTGCACCCGGCCTGACGTGCGCGTTCCATGCGCTGGACCATGGTGTCGCGGCTGCCGCTCCAGTAGAGCTGGAAGGCGGTGTTGGGGTTGGCGGCCACGACGTCCTCGACCGGCTTGGACGCGAACGAGCTCAGCCCCATGATCACGCCGCGGTTCGCGGCGGCACGGGCGACGGCGACCTCGCCGTCGGGGTGGACCGCCTGAACGCCGGTCGGGGAGATGACGACCGGCATCGCCGACGGCATGCCGAGCACGGTGGTGCCCAGGTCACGGACGCGGTGATGGCCCACCACCCGCGGTGCGAAGCCGAGCTCGGCGAAGGCGCTGGTGTTGTCGTCGATGGTGCGCCCACGCTCGGAACCGGCGATCAGCGCGCCGTAGACCACGTACGGCAGGCGCTTCTTGGCGCGGCGCTGTGCCTCGGTGACCGTCTCGAACCAGGGGTTTCTGAACATGAAGGGGGCCTTTCGTGTTTCGAGGTCCGAGCGCCTTCTACAGAGCGCGTGTCTCGGCCAGCGGCGACTCTGCGCACGGGCTGGCGGGGGGCCGGGTCAGCTCGGCGCGGCGGCTGATGCTCACCGGCACCGCTCGTGCGGAGCGGCTCGCCGGTGCGGTGCGGTGCGAGTGATCGCCGGACGGCTTGGGCACCTCGCCGCGGGCGGCGAGCAACGGCTCGCCGTAGCCTTGGACGCACTCCGGGTCGGGACCGTCCAGCGGGAGGCCGGTGAAGAACTTGGCGGCCATGCAGCCGCCCTTGCAGGTGTCGAAGAAGGCGCACGAGCTGCACGCGCCGCCCTGCTGGGGTTCCCTCAGCCGGCGGAACAGCTCGGATTCGCGCCACACGTGCGCGAACCCGCCGCGATCGCGGACATTGCCGGCCAGGAATTCGTCGTGGATGGCGAACGGGCAGGCGTAGACGTCACCGATCGGGTCGATCAAGCAGACGACCCGGCCGGCTCCGCACAGGTTGAGGCCGGGAAGCGCCGCGCCGAAGGCCGACAGGTGGAAGAACGAGTCCCCGGTCAACACGTTGTCGCCGTGCGCCACCAGCCAGTCGTAGAGTTCCCGCTGCTGTGCCGGCAGGGGATGCAGGTCGTCCCAGACGTCGGCGCCCCGCCCGGAGGGGCGCAGCCGGGTCAGGCGCAGCTGGGCGCCGTACCGGTCGGCGATCTGTTTGAAGGCGTCGAGCTGCGGGATGTTGTGACGGGTGCAGACGACCGAGAGCTTGAAGTTCTTCATCCCGGCGTCGGCGAGGTGGCTCATGGCACGGATGGCGGTGTCGTAGGAGCCGTTGCCGCGCACCGCGTCGTTGACGTCGGCGGTGGCGCCGTCGAGGGAGATCTGCACGTCGACGTAGTCGTTGCCGGCCAGCCGGCGGGCGATCTCCGGTGTGATGCGCACGCCGTTGGTGGAGA is part of the Actinoplanes missouriensis 431 genome and encodes:
- the mftE gene encoding mycofactocin biosynthesis peptidyl-dipeptidase MftE, coding for MIISLDRATWPDVPTSAGFVLVPVGSTEQHGPHLPLTTDTAIATAVSDMVARQLPERTVVAPPIAYGNSGEHAGFPGTMSIGYEALRTVIIETVRSLALWARRIVLINGHGGNARALDDAVAQMRAEGHDVAWTGCAFPGGDAHAGRSETSAMLYLAPAHVRMSLAAAGDTRPIEQLMPLLMEDGVRAVSPNGVLGDPAGANAYEGMILIEAVVNTTLRRIRVFSPDHRGRLTYPANRKDREAQRS
- a CDS encoding MFS transporter translates to MSSFDTPPTDLPDPSGRGVVAADGATVAPAAADLPRVSKKFIIAYSLASLATATAVNTPIFITLALRIAEIAPDDKTIDYSMLSSAGMLVATLCIPVVGTLSDMTLSRFGMRRPWFLFGLLGTSIGSVLVGMAGSIPTLAVGYLVMCAAGTAITIPLLAVIADRVPEHQQGVLSGVVGGGNLISSMLGSIVVALIPSSSFWQVNLPMVVCVVAVLAFALFRDKTFAEQRPNGPHIGMRWSDVLDNMYFRPREAPDFARVLGAMFLVTIGVALSSTYTVYSLQDHVKVDSSDLNNSVAFVTIFATLPALVLSPLAGSLAEKYGRWRPYFAAGALIAALGVLISFGGRTLPWYYTGALINGVGTALYSGVYVGYAITTMGDTEHKARNLGLTNIALSLPLAIAPLLGPIFLNIGPGAGDNYVSLSLAACVFMAASVPVLFRIRSVR
- the mftD gene encoding pre-mycofactocin synthase MftD (MftD, an enzyme found in the mycofactocin biosynthesis locus, performs an oxidative deamination of 3-amino-5-[(p-hydroxyphenyl)methyl]-4,4-dimethyl-2-pyrrolidinone (AHDP). The resulting compound, now called pre-mycofactocin (PMFT), is a biologically active redox cofactor that can oxidize the non-exchangeable NADH of TIGR03971 family SDR-type oxidoreductases.), with the translated sequence MFRNPWFETVTEAQRRAKKRLPYVVYGALIAGSERGRTIDDNTSAFAELGFAPRVVGHHRVRDLGTTVLGMPSAMPVVISPTGVQAVHPDGEVAVARAAANRGVIMGLSSFASKPVEDVVAANPNTAFQLYWSGSRDTMVQRMERARQAGCKALILTLDWSFSHGRDWGSPTIPDKIDLKTMVKLAPDVLPRPGWLWRFAKTGRLPDLTTPNLQPPGGQAPTFFGAYGEWMQTTPPTWEDVSWLAKEWGGPFLLKGVSRVDDARRAVDAGVSAISVSNHGGNNLDTTPATIRILPSIADAVGDQIEVLLDGGVRRGGDVAKALALGAHAVLIGRAYLWGLAANGQAGVENVLDVLRSGLDSAVLGLGHSEVAGLSPDDLSIPDGFTRTLGAAEPRHSPADR
- the mftF gene encoding mycofactocin biosynthesis glycosyltransferase MftF (Members of this protein family, MftF, are glycosyltransferases, members of PF00535 (glycosyl transferase family 2). The encoding gene is found as part of the mycofactocin cassette, in Mycobacterium tuberculosis, many other Actinobacteria, and occasional members of other lineages. Mycofactocin itself, a putative redox carrier, is a heavily modified derivative of the C-terminal Val-Tyr dipeptide of the mycofactocin precursor MftA (TIGR03969).) translates to MSAPSSAALPPGFAVVLDRQTRRVDNGRALLGGAPTTHLLRLKPRARQMLRGCILRVHDAASAALAERLLDLALAHPLVADLSPPSDARCTYVIPVRDRPDQLNRLLGSIPAGSEVIVVDDASEDPASIEKVVAQHGARIVCLPRNVGPAGARNAGLRLVRTPFVAFVDSDIVLHEDTVPTLLRHFSDPRTAVAVPRITGLRTAQSQTWIGRFEQSRSSLDLGARPASVRPGSYVSWVSTACLVARVSAIGDGFDERMRVGEDVDFGWRAVARGWRVRFEPAVAAAHEHRSRFGDWLVRKAEYGTGAHPLAERHPQSVAPAILPPWSAALTVALLAQRRWSLPVAALIFTGTAVRISRKLDVENAAALGARLAGGGVVNALQQAGALITRHWWPVTVAGCLVSRRVRRAAAVAAVADVVLEYGTEYARGGIDLDPVRYGVARRLDDLAYGAGVWFSAARGRSVAALLPEIRRAGAPAHPVKPVVRGR
- the mftC gene encoding mycofactocin radical SAM maturase (MftC is a radical SAM/SPASM enzyme that catalyzes the first two steps in biosynthesis of the electron carrier mycofactocin from the terminal Val-Tyr dipeptide of the precursor peptide MftA.), translated to MTATAERLVDLFEHGLDAPICLTWELTYACNLSCSHCLSSSGRRDPRELSTAEAKAVIDEMQAMQIFYVNIGGGEPTVRPDFWELLDYATAHQVGVKFSTNGVRITPEIARRLAGNDYVDVQISLDGATADVNDAVRGNGSYDTAIRAMSHLADAGMKNFKLSVVCTRHNIPQLDAFKQIADRYGAQLRLTRLRPSGRGADVWDDLHPLPAQQRELYDWLVAHGDNVLTGDSFFHLSAFGAALPGLNLCGAGRVVCLIDPIGDVYACPFAIHDEFLAGNVRDRGGFAHVWRESELFRRLREPQQGGACSSCAFFDTCKGGCMAAKFFTGLPLDGPDPECVQGYGEPLLAARGEVPKPSGDHSHRTAPASRSARAVPVSISRRAELTRPPASPCAESPLAETRAL